The following are encoded in a window of Citrobacter freundii genomic DNA:
- the cbpA gene encoding curved DNA-binding protein, with product MELKDYYAIMGVKPTDDLKTIKTAYRRLARKYHPDVSKETDAEARFKEVAEAWEVLSDEQRRAEYDQLWQHRNDPQFSRQFQQGEGQSYNAEDFDDIFSSIFGQHARQSQQRHARRGHDIEIDVAVFLEETLAEHSRTISYSLPVYNAFGLVEREIPKTLNVKIPAGVGNGQRIRLKGQGTPGENGGPNGDLWLVIHIAPHPLFDIVNQDLEIVVPLAPWEAALGTKVTVPTLTESILLTIPPGSQAGQRLRIKGKGLVSKKQTGDLYAVIKIVMPPKPDDNSVALWQQLADAQKTFDPRKEWGKA from the coding sequence ATGGAATTAAAGGATTATTACGCCATCATGGGCGTGAAACCGACGGACGATCTCAAAACCATCAAGACCGCCTATCGTCGACTCGCCCGCAAATACCATCCTGACGTCAGCAAAGAAACCGACGCCGAAGCGCGTTTTAAAGAGGTTGCTGAAGCCTGGGAAGTCCTAAGCGATGAACAACGTCGTGCCGAATACGATCAGTTGTGGCAGCACCGCAACGATCCGCAGTTCAGCCGTCAGTTCCAGCAAGGTGAAGGTCAGAGCTACAACGCCGAAGATTTTGACGATATTTTCTCCTCCATTTTTGGTCAACACGCTCGCCAGTCGCAACAGCGCCACGCCCGTCGTGGGCACGATATCGAAATCGATGTGGCCGTGTTCCTCGAAGAAACCCTTGCTGAGCATAGCCGCACCATCAGTTACTCCCTACCGGTCTACAATGCGTTTGGCCTGGTAGAGCGAGAGATCCCCAAAACGCTGAATGTGAAAATTCCAGCAGGTGTAGGCAACGGCCAGCGCATCAGGCTGAAAGGCCAGGGCACGCCCGGTGAGAACGGTGGCCCGAACGGTGATTTGTGGCTGGTGATTCATATCGCGCCGCATCCGCTATTTGATATCGTCAATCAGGACCTGGAAATTGTCGTGCCCCTTGCCCCATGGGAAGCCGCACTGGGCACAAAAGTGACCGTGCCAACACTCACAGAGAGTATCCTGCTGACGATCCCCCCTGGCAGCCAGGCCGGACAACGATTACGCATCAAGGGCAAAGGGCTGGTGAGTAAAAAACAGACCGGCGACCTGTACGCGGTGATCAAAATTGTGATGCCACCCAAACCTGACGACAACAGCGTCGCATTGTGGCAACAGCTAGCGGACGCGCAGAAGACCTTTGATCCACGCAAAGAGTGGGGGAAAGCATAA
- the cbpM gene encoding chaperone modulator CbpM: MANVTVTFTITEFCLHTGVSAEELTEIVGLGMIEPREDESAHWQFDDRALSVVRWALRLRQELALDWPGIAVALTLLEENAQLRQENRLLRQRLSRFVTHS; this comes from the coding sequence ATGGCTAACGTTACCGTCACTTTTACCATTACTGAGTTTTGCCTGCATACCGGCGTTTCCGCCGAGGAGCTGACTGAGATTGTCGGCCTGGGGATGATCGAACCCCGCGAAGATGAAAGCGCCCACTGGCAGTTTGACGATCGCGCATTAAGTGTCGTACGATGGGCTTTGCGTTTACGTCAGGAACTGGCGCTTGACTGGCCGGGGATAGCCGTTGCGCTCACGTTACTGGAAGAGAATGCGCAGTTGCGTCAGGAAAATCGCCTGCTGCGCCAGCGTTTGTCACGCTTTGTCACGCATTCATAA
- a CDS encoding YcgJ family protein, giving the protein MMIKIGSLLAVGILSLPAYAATTGPYSPVAGVLCDKYICADEHGLSVALTTKYVGKKQGDKLAAAGQFDTTAFTFQGGLFCDTTERLCRDDRYFGPDGKRSGKVNTHYTALLFGKTDKS; this is encoded by the coding sequence ATGATGATAAAAATTGGTAGCCTGCTGGCAGTTGGTATCCTGTCACTGCCCGCGTACGCCGCGACGACCGGACCATACAGCCCTGTCGCGGGCGTACTGTGCGACAAATATATCTGTGCGGATGAGCACGGCTTGTCGGTGGCGCTGACCACGAAGTATGTCGGAAAGAAGCAGGGTGATAAACTGGCAGCGGCCGGACAATTTGACACGACGGCCTTTACCTTCCAGGGCGGTCTGTTCTGCGACACCACTGAGCGTCTGTGCCGGGATGACCGATATTTTGGACCAGACGGTAAACGCAGTGGCAAAGTGAACACCCACTACACGGCGTTGCTGTTCGGCAAGACGGATAAATCCTGA